A genomic segment from Mycobacteriales bacterium encodes:
- a CDS encoding type II toxin-antitoxin system Phd/YefM family antitoxin, which translates to METLPLATVKAQLSSLVDQVEDTHQRVVITRNGKPAAMLISLDDIEGLEETLEILSDNETMKQIRQSHADIKAGRVETLTKEDAHKLINRGR; encoded by the coding sequence ATGGAGACCTTGCCGCTTGCCACCGTGAAGGCGCAACTGTCGAGTTTGGTCGACCAGGTGGAGGACACACACCAGCGCGTTGTGATCACCCGCAACGGCAAGCCCGCCGCGATGCTCATCAGCCTGGATGACATCGAGGGCTTGGAAGAGACCCTCGAGATCCTCTCCGACAACGAGACGATGAAGCAGATCAGGCAATCGCATGCCGACATCAAGGCGGGTCGAGTCGAGACCCTCACCAAGGAAGACGCGCACAAGCTGATCAATCGCGGCCGTTAA
- a CDS encoding type II toxin-antitoxin system RelE/ParE family toxin: MPPVYRIEWTATAKRGLAQLPERVATALVEFIYGPLAESPHRFGHELHLELAGHHSARRGTFRVIYIIDDDDRRVVITDVKHRGDAYRRH; the protein is encoded by the coding sequence ATGCCGCCGGTCTACCGGATCGAGTGGACCGCCACCGCCAAACGCGGACTGGCCCAGCTTCCGGAGAGGGTCGCTACCGCGCTTGTCGAGTTCATCTACGGACCACTTGCCGAGTCGCCCCATCGCTTCGGCCATGAGTTGCACCTGGAACTCGCCGGGCATCACTCAGCACGCCGCGGAACCTTCCGCGTGATCTACATCATCGATGACGACGATCGACGAGTAGTGATCACCGACGTCAAGCATCGCGGCGATGCCTACCGCCGCCATTAG
- a CDS encoding DsbA family protein yields MTTIADFWFDPLCPWAWLTSRWMLEVEKVRDVEVRWHVMSLAVLNEGRDLGEKYNELMRKAWGPVRVCIAAAQADGDDVLGAVYTAIGTRFHPGQEENNRETVAAALADAGLPAELIDAWDDTSYDDAVRASHEQGISLVGMDVGTPVIRVGESAFFGPVVTPAPKGEAAGKLWDGVLLVANTPGFYEIKRSRDERPTFD; encoded by the coding sequence ATGACAACGATCGCCGACTTCTGGTTCGATCCGCTCTGCCCGTGGGCGTGGCTCACCTCGCGCTGGATGCTCGAGGTCGAGAAGGTCCGCGACGTCGAGGTCCGCTGGCACGTCATGAGCCTCGCTGTGCTCAACGAGGGCCGCGACCTCGGAGAGAAGTACAACGAGCTGATGCGCAAGGCGTGGGGGCCGGTCCGGGTCTGCATCGCCGCGGCGCAGGCCGACGGCGACGACGTGCTCGGCGCCGTCTATACCGCGATCGGCACCCGGTTCCACCCCGGCCAGGAGGAGAACAACCGCGAGACGGTCGCGGCGGCGCTCGCCGATGCCGGTCTGCCCGCCGAGCTGATCGACGCCTGGGACGACACGTCGTACGACGACGCGGTCCGGGCCTCGCACGAGCAGGGCATCTCGCTGGTCGGCATGGACGTCGGTACGCCGGTCATCCGGGTGGGCGAGTCGGCGTTCTTCGGTCCCGTCGTGACGCCCGCACCGAAGGGCGAGGCAGCCGGGAAGCTCTGGGACGGCGTGCTGCTGGTCGCGAACACCCCAGGCTTCTACGAGATCAAACGCAGCAGGGACGAGCGCCCGACATTCGACTAG
- the pepN gene encoding aminopeptidase N, with amino-acid sequence MPAENLTRDEAAARSRLLDVSTYDVHLDLTTAKDEPQHFLSTSTVSFTCREAAATTHIDITADRIVSATLNGEPLDTATAFTGRRLTVSPAEGPNELQVVAWCVYSRSGEGLHRFVDPVDKEVYLYTQFETFDAHRMFACFDQPDLKASFRFVVDAPEEWLVLSNMPSDSADGHHVFEPTPVQSTYITAIVAGRYEGVTAEHDGIPLGVYCRKSLVQYLDADDIIEITRQGFDAYHQLFESRYPWPKYDQVFVPEFNAGAMENAGCITFTEQYVFRSRQTDASYERRAVTVLHEMAHMWFGDLVTMKWWDDLWLNESFAEYVSTHVTALHTRWPDAWTSFCNIEKTWAYRQDQLVTTHPIAADIVDIEAVLTNFDGITYAKGASVLKLLSHWVGEDTFFAATRAYFSQHAYANTTLPDFLSALETASGRDMSAWAKEWLQTSGVNTLRPSFEVDDEGRFSSFAVEQTAIPEHPTLRSHRVRIGQYADGPDGLRRTGQIEVDVTGARTEVPELVGVAQPDLLLLNDDDLTYAKIRLDDHSWQTLVSSIGRLDDPLARALCWTAAWDMTRDAEVSAGDYLDLVLNGIGHETEVGTVEALLRLASQAIDPYGDPARADERRRRFAERIFELLDASEPGSGLQLAYARAAATNAMEDAQLARIEALLSGEEAIEGLVVDTDLRWLLLRRLVSKGRATADAIDAELARDDTAAGRRFALTLRAAAPNAEAKAAAWRSMVEEDTLPNAELAATIAGFVSFEQRDLLVPYLDRYFASIGDIYRSRSHEMAEQVIAGLYPMWVSETSTLDRTEAYLRDEQPGAALRRTLMESRDALARALRARDFDVASAKAG; translated from the coding sequence GTGCCCGCCGAGAACCTGACCCGTGACGAGGCTGCCGCCCGCAGCCGCCTGCTCGACGTCTCCACCTACGACGTCCATCTCGATCTGACGACCGCCAAGGACGAGCCCCAGCACTTCCTGTCGACCTCGACGGTGAGCTTCACCTGCCGCGAGGCGGCCGCGACGACCCACATCGACATCACCGCCGACCGGATCGTGTCGGCCACCCTGAACGGCGAACCGCTCGACACCGCCACTGCCTTCACCGGCCGGCGGCTCACCGTGTCGCCCGCCGAGGGGCCGAACGAGCTCCAGGTCGTGGCCTGGTGCGTCTACTCCCGCTCCGGCGAGGGACTGCACCGCTTCGTCGACCCCGTCGACAAGGAGGTCTACCTCTACACCCAGTTCGAGACCTTCGATGCGCACCGGATGTTCGCCTGCTTCGACCAGCCGGACCTGAAGGCCAGCTTCCGGTTCGTGGTGGACGCTCCCGAGGAGTGGCTGGTGCTGTCGAACATGCCGTCGGACAGTGCCGACGGTCACCACGTGTTCGAGCCGACGCCGGTGCAGTCGACCTACATCACCGCCATCGTGGCCGGCAGGTACGAAGGCGTCACGGCCGAGCACGACGGGATCCCGCTCGGCGTCTACTGCCGCAAGTCGCTCGTGCAGTACCTCGACGCCGACGACATCATCGAGATCACCCGGCAAGGCTTCGACGCCTACCACCAGCTGTTCGAATCCCGCTACCCGTGGCCGAAGTACGACCAGGTCTTCGTGCCCGAGTTCAACGCCGGAGCGATGGAGAACGCCGGCTGCATCACCTTCACCGAGCAGTACGTCTTCCGGTCGCGGCAGACCGACGCGTCGTACGAGCGACGTGCCGTGACGGTGCTCCACGAGATGGCCCACATGTGGTTCGGCGACCTGGTGACGATGAAGTGGTGGGACGACCTGTGGCTCAACGAGTCGTTCGCCGAGTACGTGTCCACCCACGTCACGGCGCTGCACACCCGCTGGCCTGACGCGTGGACGTCCTTCTGCAACATCGAGAAGACGTGGGCCTACCGGCAGGACCAGCTGGTCACGACCCATCCGATCGCCGCGGACATCGTCGACATCGAGGCGGTGCTGACCAACTTCGACGGCATCACCTATGCCAAGGGCGCGTCCGTGCTCAAGCTGCTGTCGCACTGGGTCGGTGAGGACACGTTCTTCGCAGCGACCCGCGCGTACTTCTCCCAGCACGCTTACGCCAACACGACCTTGCCGGACTTCCTGTCGGCGCTGGAGACGGCCAGCGGCCGCGACATGTCCGCCTGGGCGAAGGAATGGCTGCAGACGTCCGGGGTCAACACGCTGCGACCGTCGTTCGAGGTCGACGACGAGGGCCGGTTCAGCTCTTTCGCCGTCGAGCAGACCGCCATCCCCGAGCACCCGACGTTGCGCTCGCACCGGGTGCGGATCGGGCAGTACGCCGACGGCCCCGACGGCCTTCGTCGTACCGGCCAGATCGAGGTCGACGTGACGGGCGCCCGTACCGAGGTGCCCGAGCTGGTCGGAGTGGCGCAGCCGGACCTGCTGCTGCTCAACGACGACGACCTCACCTACGCGAAGATCCGCCTCGACGACCACTCGTGGCAGACGCTGGTGTCCTCGATCGGCCGACTGGACGACCCGCTGGCCCGAGCGCTGTGCTGGACGGCGGCGTGGGACATGACCCGCGACGCCGAGGTCAGCGCGGGCGACTACCTCGACTTGGTGCTGAACGGGATCGGCCACGAGACCGAGGTCGGCACGGTGGAGGCACTGCTGCGGCTGGCGAGCCAGGCGATCGACCCGTACGGCGACCCGGCGCGCGCGGATGAGCGACGGCGGCGGTTCGCCGAGCGCATCTTCGAGCTGCTCGACGCCAGCGAGCCCGGCAGCGGGCTTCAGCTCGCCTATGCGAGAGCGGCCGCCACCAACGCGATGGAGGACGCACAGCTGGCACGCATCGAGGCGCTGCTGTCGGGCGAGGAGGCAATCGAGGGTCTCGTCGTGGACACCGATCTTCGCTGGTTGCTGCTGCGCCGGCTGGTCTCGAAAGGCCGAGCCACGGCGGACGCGATCGACGCGGAGCTCGCTCGCGACGACACCGCGGCCGGCCGCCGCTTCGCGCTGACCCTGCGTGCGGCTGCGCCCAACGCCGAGGCCAAGGCGGCGGCCTGGCGGTCGATGGTCGAGGAGGACACCCTGCCCAACGCGGAGCTCGCCGCCACGATCGCCGGGTTCGTCAGCTTCGAGCAGCGCGACCTGCTGGTGCCCTACCTCGACCGCTACTTCGCCTCGATCGGCGACATCTACCGCAGCCGGTCGCACGAGATGGCGGAGCAGGTGATCGCCGGCCTTTACCCGATGTGGGTCAGCGAGACCTCGACGCTCGACCGGACCGAGGCGTACCTGCGCGACGAGCAGCCGGGCGCTGCGCTTCGGCGCACCCTGATGGAGTCCCGCGACGCACTCGCCCGAGCGCTACGCGCCCGCGACTTCGACGTCGCGTCCGCCAAGGCCGGGTGA
- a CDS encoding phospholipase D-like domain-containing protein translates to MRRRRGLIAVLLAACCLAAWHRDTGGAVRHPVLPIVAPAAAAGDRVIVEPDDGMSGIDDLLASPRRSLDLTMYELSDPTAESLLAADAARGVRVRVILDGRLEQARNSPAYEFLRSRGVLVEWSSGRFFATHEKAFVVDGAIAVVMSLNLTSQYYATTRDVAVVDRDPADVAAIESVFAADLRGGGSATPAADDLVWSPGQSSADLLSLISHARVSVALESEELSSPSVVDALTGAAKRGVRVTVAMTYADDWRPAFERLRAAGVQIHVMYGERPLYLHAKLFAIDAGTPHRVAFVGSENLTDASLLHDRELGLVLLDPTSVGRIATVIATDFAMSADWTG, encoded by the coding sequence GTGCGCCGACGTCGTGGGCTGATTGCGGTGCTGCTGGCTGCCTGTTGCCTGGCCGCCTGGCATCGTGACACTGGCGGCGCCGTTCGGCATCCGGTGCTGCCGATCGTCGCGCCGGCCGCCGCCGCGGGGGATCGGGTCATCGTCGAGCCCGACGACGGCATGTCGGGCATCGACGACCTGCTGGCCTCGCCGCGGCGCAGCCTCGACCTCACGATGTACGAGCTGTCGGACCCGACGGCCGAGTCGTTGCTCGCGGCCGACGCGGCGCGAGGCGTGCGGGTGCGCGTGATCCTTGACGGCCGGCTCGAGCAGGCCCGCAACTCACCGGCGTATGAGTTCCTGCGCAGCCGCGGCGTACTCGTCGAGTGGTCGTCGGGGAGGTTCTTCGCGACGCACGAGAAGGCGTTCGTCGTCGACGGCGCGATCGCGGTCGTCATGTCGCTGAACCTGACGAGCCAGTACTACGCGACGACCCGTGACGTCGCGGTCGTCGATCGCGACCCCGCCGACGTCGCGGCGATCGAGTCGGTCTTCGCCGCCGACCTCCGCGGCGGCGGTTCGGCCACTCCCGCGGCAGACGACCTGGTGTGGAGCCCGGGACAGTCGTCGGCCGACCTGCTCTCCCTCATCTCACACGCCCGCGTGTCGGTCGCGCTCGAGTCCGAAGAGCTCAGCAGCCCTTCCGTGGTGGACGCCCTCACCGGCGCGGCGAAGCGTGGGGTGCGGGTGACGGTCGCCATGACCTACGCCGACGACTGGCGTCCGGCGTTCGAGCGGCTGCGAGCGGCGGGCGTTCAGATACACGTGATGTACGGCGAGCGGCCGCTCTACCTGCACGCCAAGCTGTTCGCCATCGACGCGGGGACACCCCACCGCGTCGCATTCGTCGGCTCGGAGAACCTCACCGACGCGTCGTTGCTGCACGACCGCGAACTCGGCTTGGTGCTGCTCGACCCGACAAGCGTGGGCCGGATCGCCACGGTGATCGCGACCGACTTCGCGATGAGTGCCGACTGGACCGGATAG